One genomic window of Syntrophorhabdus sp. includes the following:
- a CDS encoding ATP-dependent Clp protease ATP-binding subunit: MTLSDLCELVGRYYPDGERTLPRILFVWAMHDEDGSLAQLLAQAKTKVSIFSLAVEGFIEDRVEEDRRLLTRTVIETRRKPVTAYDVLSILCDSPDHRIYRALKSAGIDMTILAICAKHAGYAAHRKTLLGGQRALRNDGVLLQYGRDLTKLAENGDFDDLSDRPDEIDRLFEVLLRKKKRNAMLTGPAGVGKTALVELLSRRIARRLAPARLFRTRVYEISMGSLLAGTTLRGMFEERVSKVIEALQACQPAILFIDEAHLLWGAGRAEGAPMDAANMLKPILAGSKVSVIGATTTGEYHRYITRDPALARRFQQIKIEEPERETTLAILARHARGLESHHGIRIGTDVLSEAWHATERHLTNRTQPDKSVDLLDSAAGLVEREGRDVMGTEDLYRVLSRQTGRMMSALGEGTTRDLTGLEDALNSQVIGQEDAVGRVVSTLVSRRYGETAPGRPLGTFLFCGATGVGKTELARTLAREYFGSQKDFLHIDLAEYPGQDGVHKLIGTPYGSAFGTADGLLTRWLEERSSGVILFDEIEKAHPDVHRLLLGMLDEGRVTSGMGERFDIRRCVVILTTNVLAHRDIDRVKLGFSASDDPSDPYALLAKHFPEEFLGRLDEIIIFKTPTAPILRTIMGQKLKEAINRLKHKGIFLIYDEDRLLDHLLAGTGRPWAGARDMARLIERKLIQPIARRLIDCDTQEWVCIELTESFYRSGVLNPLPLLKRPGPPPDYPDNPATALNARQ; the protein is encoded by the coding sequence ATGACCTTGAGCGACCTCTGTGAACTTGTGGGCCGGTATTACCCGGACGGCGAACGCACCCTTCCCCGGATCCTCTTCGTCTGGGCCATGCACGACGAGGATGGCAGCCTCGCCCAGCTCCTCGCGCAGGCGAAGACGAAGGTAAGCATCTTCTCCCTTGCCGTCGAAGGCTTCATAGAAGACCGCGTGGAGGAGGACCGGCGCCTCCTCACCCGAACCGTCATCGAGACACGCAGGAAACCCGTGACGGCATACGACGTCCTCTCCATTCTCTGCGACAGCCCGGACCACCGCATATACCGGGCCCTTAAGTCCGCAGGCATCGACATGACGATCCTCGCGATATGCGCGAAGCACGCCGGCTACGCGGCACATCGCAAGACCCTGCTCGGTGGGCAGCGCGCCCTGCGCAACGACGGTGTCCTCCTCCAGTATGGCAGGGACCTGACGAAGCTTGCCGAAAACGGGGATTTCGACGACCTCTCCGACCGGCCCGACGAGATCGACCGCCTCTTCGAGGTCCTTCTGAGGAAGAAGAAACGCAACGCCATGCTCACCGGCCCCGCGGGCGTCGGCAAGACCGCCCTCGTCGAGCTCCTGTCGCGGCGCATCGCCCGGCGCCTCGCGCCGGCACGTCTCTTTCGGACCCGGGTGTATGAGATCAGCATGGGGAGCCTCCTCGCGGGGACGACACTGCGCGGCATGTTCGAAGAACGGGTATCGAAGGTGATAGAGGCCCTTCAGGCCTGTCAGCCGGCGATCCTCTTCATCGATGAGGCGCACCTGCTCTGGGGCGCGGGCAGGGCGGAAGGGGCGCCCATGGATGCGGCGAACATGTTGAAGCCCATCCTCGCCGGATCGAAGGTCTCCGTCATCGGCGCCACGACGACGGGTGAGTACCACCGCTACATCACCCGGGACCCGGCCCTGGCGAGACGCTTTCAGCAGATAAAGATAGAAGAGCCGGAAAGGGAGACGACGCTCGCCATCCTCGCGCGCCACGCGCGAGGCCTCGAGAGCCACCACGGGATCCGGATCGGGACCGATGTCCTCTCCGAGGCCTGGCACGCAACGGAGCGCCACCTCACGAACCGCACCCAGCCCGACAAGAGCGTTGACCTCCTCGACAGCGCCGCGGGTCTCGTCGAAAGGGAAGGCAGGGACGTGATGGGAACGGAGGACCTCTACCGGGTCCTCTCCCGCCAGACAGGAAGGATGATGAGCGCCCTCGGAGAGGGCACGACGAGGGACCTGACGGGCCTCGAGGACGCTCTCAACAGCCAGGTGATCGGACAGGAGGACGCGGTGGGCAGGGTCGTCTCGACCCTGGTCTCCCGAAGGTACGGGGAGACGGCCCCGGGGAGGCCGCTGGGGACTTTCCTCTTCTGTGGCGCCACGGGCGTCGGCAAGACGGAGCTTGCCCGGACCCTGGCACGGGAGTATTTCGGGAGCCAGAAGGACTTTCTCCACATCGACCTCGCCGAGTACCCGGGGCAGGACGGCGTGCACAAGCTCATCGGGACGCCCTACGGTTCCGCCTTCGGCACGGCCGACGGCCTTCTCACCAGGTGGCTCGAGGAGAGATCGAGCGGCGTTATCCTCTTCGACGAGATAGAAAAGGCGCACCCCGATGTGCACAGGCTTCTTCTTGGAATGCTCGACGAAGGAAGGGTGACCTCGGGAATGGGAGAGCGTTTCGACATCCGCCGCTGCGTCGTCATCCTCACCACGAACGTCCTCGCGCACCGCGACATCGACCGGGTCAAACTGGGTTTCTCCGCGAGCGACGACCCGTCAGACCCCTACGCACTCCTCGCGAAACACTTCCCCGAAGAGTTCCTGGGAAGGCTCGACGAGATCATAATCTTCAAAACACCAACGGCGCCCATCCTGAGGACGATCATGGGCCAGAAGCTCAAAGAGGCCATAAACCGCCTCAAGCATAAAGGCATCTTTCTCATCTACGACGAGGACCGTCTCCTCGACCACCTGCTCGCAGGCACCGGACGGCCCTGGGCCGGAGCGCGGGACATGGCCCGCCTCATAGAGCGAAAGCTCATCCAGCCCATCGCCCGCCGCCTCATCGACTGCGACACACAGGAATGGGTCTGCATCGAACTGACGGAGTCCTTCTACCGCTCAGGCGTCCTCAACCCCCTGCCGCTCCTCAAACGCCCCGGCCCGCCGCCCGATTACCCCGACAACCCCGCAACGGCGTTGAACGCCCGACAATGA
- a CDS encoding WD40 repeat domain-containing protein, which produces MMRKTAGTPSSSSVVSFRPGNLPAKVVTGVLKRSAPESRLTHDAGFHKRQIAALAGAFGGTHLLTGTSRGEVRLWDMASGRCVRTFSCGGPTLSGIFTTPRTNRMITAFLFGTKKVWDLETGDCLATLSDHPGDPVHCNDDHIFCKQNWNVRSFFRGKGPDSKRSEALVYEVNTGKRVRTFRIEGSHISSLVVSPDGGKIAAAGDDHSVRIWNVTSEDMLHQARRGFRWPAIVGFSPDSRSVVLNWTDRVEVRDVTGPGTSYTVAMPSLKQPYRAWYALRGSRLIENQIDLSTVDPLSHIRVIDIRTGQTLYTNTFSGAMQLESLTEDGRFCLGFRHGWIDVWDMESQEMTASLSTSREYHGYAGGFSRIATINGRIAISREESVVRLVDPASGSPARTFPARQPVRDLLATPDGKALLTMLDGTVKYWELSSGRCLREFDVPGMELWDDLPQGAPVMAVTPDGRHLVLPSENGVAIHDLSTGRHEGGFPLGEKTGGPCALYVTGDGKRLMAVAGHTGFLGSYDLGTGAPVSGFPLAGMDPFQAFCMGGQVLATANRTLLSLRDGRTGNLLRTCDHNDYINDILCIPSLGKVIAAGLRGFHFWDREDGEPLTEKPGNVDGIVTFGGLPSLSPGETRIILRGRYYIALWDTRIHRLLWRDDFLEENRIRKIVTFPDGKRFATSDITGTIKVRSIETGEVLAALHILPEGFLWETPPDDHAPSGWLFTDREDLITVTARSGNDGGTRIFREGVSEHRAYLRIYNNRAMVTAKIAGKEEYRQQVALHARVLDRARIGNGSVGLRPALT; this is translated from the coding sequence ATGATGCGTAAGACAGCGGGAACACCGTCGTCTTCCTCGGTCGTATCCTTTCGCCCCGGGAATCTCCCGGCTAAGGTGGTGACCGGCGTCCTCAAGAGGTCCGCCCCGGAGAGCCGTCTCACCCACGACGCGGGGTTCCACAAACGACAGATCGCCGCGCTCGCGGGGGCCTTTGGCGGCACCCACCTGCTCACGGGAACCTCGAGGGGTGAAGTTCGCCTGTGGGACATGGCCTCCGGAAGATGCGTACGGACGTTCTCCTGCGGAGGCCCTACCCTTTCGGGCATCTTCACAACACCCCGGACGAACCGCATGATAACGGCCTTTCTCTTCGGCACCAAGAAGGTCTGGGACCTTGAAACGGGCGATTGCCTGGCGACCCTGTCCGACCATCCCGGCGATCCCGTGCACTGCAACGACGACCATATTTTCTGCAAGCAGAACTGGAATGTCCGGAGTTTCTTCAGGGGGAAAGGTCCTGACTCCAAAAGGTCCGAGGCCCTCGTCTACGAAGTGAACACAGGAAAGAGAGTCCGAACGTTCCGGATCGAGGGAAGCCATATCAGTTCCCTCGTCGTAAGCCCCGACGGCGGGAAGATCGCCGCCGCCGGCGACGACCACTCGGTCCGGATATGGAACGTCACGTCGGAGGACATGCTTCACCAGGCCCGCCGGGGGTTCAGGTGGCCGGCGATCGTTGGCTTCAGTCCCGACAGCCGGTCAGTTGTTCTGAACTGGACCGACAGGGTCGAGGTACGGGACGTAACGGGGCCGGGCACCTCTTACACCGTCGCGATGCCGTCTCTCAAACAGCCCTATCGGGCATGGTACGCGCTGAGGGGTTCCCGGCTGATCGAAAACCAGATAGACCTGTCGACTGTCGATCCCTTATCGCATATCCGCGTCATCGATATCCGAACGGGACAGACCCTGTACACGAACACCTTCTCGGGCGCGATGCAACTTGAGTCCCTGACGGAGGACGGGCGGTTCTGCCTGGGGTTCCGCCACGGCTGGATCGACGTGTGGGACATGGAAAGCCAGGAAATGACGGCCTCCCTGTCGACAAGCCGGGAATACCACGGCTACGCGGGCGGGTTTAGCAGGATCGCCACCATCAATGGACGCATCGCCATCTCCCGGGAGGAATCCGTGGTGCGCCTCGTCGACCCGGCTTCCGGAAGCCCGGCAAGGACATTCCCCGCCAGACAACCCGTCAGGGACCTCCTGGCGACTCCGGACGGCAAAGCGCTTCTGACGATGCTCGATGGGACGGTGAAATACTGGGAGCTCTCAAGCGGCCGATGTCTCAGGGAATTCGATGTTCCCGGAATGGAACTCTGGGATGACCTGCCGCAGGGCGCGCCGGTGATGGCAGTCACGCCCGACGGGAGACATCTGGTTCTGCCGTCCGAGAACGGTGTCGCCATCCATGATCTGTCGACGGGTCGGCATGAAGGGGGTTTCCCCCTGGGAGAAAAAACGGGAGGCCCTTGTGCCCTCTACGTGACCGGGGACGGAAAAAGACTGATGGCAGTGGCGGGACACACAGGCTTTCTGGGATCCTACGACCTTGGAACGGGCGCCCCCGTTTCCGGTTTCCCTCTCGCCGGCATGGACCCCTTCCAGGCATTCTGCATGGGCGGACAGGTCCTCGCCACCGCGAACCGGACTCTCCTTTCGCTCCGGGACGGACGAACAGGCAACCTCCTGAGGACATGCGACCACAACGATTACATCAACGACATCCTTTGCATCCCGTCGCTGGGAAAGGTGATCGCCGCGGGATTGAGAGGGTTCCACTTCTGGGACCGGGAAGACGGGGAACCCCTGACGGAAAAGCCGGGCAACGTGGACGGCATCGTCACATTCGGCGGACTCCCATCCCTGTCGCCCGGCGAAACGCGTATCATTCTTCGGGGCCGGTACTACATCGCCCTGTGGGACACCCGGATACACCGGCTCCTGTGGCGGGACGACTTCCTTGAGGAGAACCGGATAAGAAAGATTGTCACCTTTCCCGATGGAAAACGATTCGCGACATCGGATATCACCGGGACCATAAAGGTGAGGAGCATCGAGACCGGGGAGGTCCTCGCCGCCCTTCACATACTGCCCGAAGGGTTCCTCTGGGAAACCCCGCCCGATGACCATGCCCCTTCGGGCTGGCTCTTTACGGACAGGGAAGACCTTATCACCGTCACGGCCCGGTCGGGGAACGATGGCGGCACGAGGATATTCCGCGAAGGGGTAAGCGAGCACAGGGCCTACCTGAGGATATACAACAACCGGGCAATGGTCACGGCGAAGATCGCGGGGAAGGAAGAGTACCGCCAACAGGTCGCACTCCACGCCCGCGTCCTCGACAGGGCACGGATCGGCAACGGCTCCGTCGGTCTTCGCCCCGCCCTGACCTGA
- a CDS encoding ImmA/IrrE family metallo-endopeptidase translates to MNMGVLAQNVRRLRIARRMSQSDLAEASGVSLPAIKGLENSKAKPRMNTLLAIAKALGANLQELFLPVRELRVVRFRSSRRMQNRENILAKASRWLDDFDYLEKALKDEQPFGLGQIRQKCSRNHTVEAAALCREKLGLKTDEPIRNICGLLESAGIKIYPIEMASDGFFGLSIGEEDGGPAIVVNVWERITVERRIFSAAHELGHLMLHLEAFDVRKTTEDKEEERESDLFAGHFLMPDAGFLKEWNSTAGLHWIKRVLKVKRIYSVSYKTVLYRLIEHGAVDEKNVWKDFLSAYQRLFKRSLSFRDEPDRLKTLDFVEDRYTRLARKAIEKETVSTSRGAELLGISLGEMRDLMQNWGAVL, encoded by the coding sequence ATGAACATGGGGGTGCTTGCACAGAACGTAAGGCGCCTCAGGATAGCCAGAAGAATGAGCCAGAGCGACCTTGCGGAAGCATCCGGAGTTTCCCTGCCAGCCATCAAAGGCTTGGAGAATTCCAAAGCGAAGCCTCGTATGAACACCCTGCTTGCTATAGCAAAGGCCCTCGGGGCCAATCTGCAGGAACTTTTTCTTCCGGTGAGGGAGCTGCGGGTGGTCCGTTTCCGTTCGAGCAGAAGGATGCAGAATCGCGAGAACATTCTGGCAAAGGCGTCAAGATGGCTCGATGATTTCGATTATCTGGAGAAAGCTCTTAAGGATGAGCAACCTTTCGGGCTTGGACAAATAAGGCAAAAGTGCTCGAGGAACCATACGGTGGAAGCGGCAGCCCTGTGCCGCGAAAAACTCGGGCTTAAAACCGACGAGCCCATTCGCAATATCTGCGGACTTCTGGAAAGCGCCGGCATCAAAATCTACCCGATCGAAATGGCGTCCGATGGTTTCTTTGGTCTTTCGATCGGGGAAGAGGACGGCGGGCCTGCGATAGTCGTGAACGTATGGGAACGTATTACGGTAGAAAGACGTATTTTCAGTGCCGCCCACGAGCTTGGTCATCTCATGCTGCATCTGGAGGCCTTTGACGTTCGGAAAACCACTGAAGATAAGGAGGAAGAGCGTGAAAGCGACCTCTTCGCGGGTCATTTCCTCATGCCCGATGCGGGATTTCTGAAGGAATGGAACAGCACCGCCGGCCTTCACTGGATCAAAAGGGTCCTCAAAGTCAAAAGGATCTACAGTGTCAGCTACAAGACCGTCCTGTATCGACTTATCGAGCATGGGGCCGTTGATGAAAAGAATGTCTGGAAAGACTTTCTGTCGGCATATCAACGGCTCTTCAAGCGCAGTCTTTCCTTCAGGGATGAGCCTGATCGTCTGAAGACTCTGGATTTTGTCGAGGACCGGTACACGCGCCTAGCCCGGAAGGCAATCGAGAAAGAAACGGTGTCAACGAGCCGGGGGGCCGAACTGCTCGGTATCAGCCTGGGAGAGATGCGGGATCTCATGCAAAACTGGGGAGCGGTTCTTTGA